Within Spinacia oleracea cultivar Varoflay chromosome 4, BTI_SOV_V1, whole genome shotgun sequence, the genomic segment TTGTagcttattaatttaatatatCTACCTGGTGTAACCATGTGTGTTTTTAAGTATCAATGCATCGTATTGAGTTGTTGATTTGGATTGATATCGAATCCTCATAGTTGATGATGCTGGAAATAAAGAGAATTTCTTGTAATGCTTGAGGAAGAGTTTTGTGTTGTACTTATTGTGATCAGGTTGAGGCTTTCCTTTATGATGTAGCCAGGTAAATGACATTTTGAGCATAGAAGCCTTCTCTGCTGCCGAATGTTCTGTTTTGCCGAATATTTTTAGCCCATTTACTCTTATTTAAGGAAAAAGGTGGACTATGTTTTGTTTAAATAGCATTACTGTTGAAATAACTGGTAAAAATTTATAGAAATGGGACTTTGAGTTAAGTTGTGTGACCAAATATAGATGCCGAGGATGCCATTTGTTATGCATTTTTGTTTCTAGCAAGAATCAACTTCCGTTCTTGAATGTTGCTATGGGTGTTCAAGTTCGGTTTTTTTCCAAGGAAGTCCTAAATCTTGGCGCCTCCTTCATTACACTTCTTTAAACTTCTGTTTTGGGGGAAGTTCGGGAGGGGGtgtttaattttatatttttatacatATTCATTTTTTGTCTTGTTTCCTAATGTGATAGACAGTCACATGGTTCAAATTTGCTGGAAAAGTCTATAGGATATAGCTTTCTTTTGATGCACTTGTCTCTTATTCCGTGTTTCTATTTTTTTCCTACCTAAATAAATATGTAGTACACCATGCACGTAGAGTTTCATCTACTCTTGATGTTATAAGATTATACTATCTGGTTAATTGCAGATATCCTCTCAAAGGAACCATGTTTGCCAATTCAAACACGACATCATGGGCAATATCTTCAGATAGCTTGGAGAGAAATACCGCAAATGTGCCTAACTCTATTAATGTGGCAAAACTATCTGGTAGCCCCCCAAGCCGAACTTCCCCCCCGGGTCCTGTTGCTATTTTGTGGGACATCGAAAACTGCCCTGTCCCTAGTGATGTCCGCCCTGAAGATGTTGCTGGGAACATCAGAATGGCATTACGGGTCCATCCTGTGATACAAGGAGCTGTCACATTGTTCTCTGCATATGGAGACTTTAATGCATTTCCTAGGAGAGTTAGAGAAGGATGCCAAAGGACAGGTGTTAAACTTGTTGATGTTCCGAATGGGAGAAAAGATGCAGCTGATAAGGCTATTTTGGTTGACATGTTCCTTTTTGCCCTCGACAATTCTCCACCTTCGTCCATCATGCTGATCTCGGGGGATGTGGACTTTGCTCCTGCTCTGCATATTCTTGGTCAACGTGGATATACTGTGATCCTTGTCATTCCTTCAGGTGTGGGTGTTTCATCTGCCTTGTCTAATGCTGGTAGGTTTGTCTGGGATTGGCCTAGTGTGGCACGGGGAGAGGGTTATGTGCCTCCAAATATGGGCCCTCGTGGGGGACCTGATAATGCTGGGTTTTTGATGGGTTTCCATATAAGtgaaaatattgatggaaatgaTGAGGAAGCAATTGTATATCGAGGACTCTCACAAAGCTATTACAACTCAAGGGATTTTACAATAGTTTCCCAGTCTTTATCCGAGTACAACACTGGTACTTCAGCTGGTTTTCCTGCCTTTACCACTTCACTAAGATCAAATTCTATGCCTTCTGGTTTAAATGAAGTTGCGGGTCCTACATCAGGTTCTGTTGCCTTAATTGACCAAAATGATTCAAATCCGTGGGTACAAATACAACCTGGTGATGTTAACAGTTTGAAGGCACAGTTAGTGAAACTGCTTGAATTGTTTGGTGGATGTTTACCCCTGGTTCGTGTTCCTGCTGAATATCAGAAGGTTTTTGGTAGGACTCTTTACATCTCAGAGTACGGGGCATGCAAGCTCGTGAATCTCCTCAAGAAAATGTCAGATGTTGTGTCTGTTGAAGGGAAGGGTCAAAAGAAGTTTGTGTACCTTCGGAATGGGAGGGCAGGCCCTTGTGCTCCTTCACTTGCACCAAAGAGTAATAAGAAAGGGAAAGGAGTTCAAGAAGAGAACATGGAAACTAATGTTGGTTGTGGCTCATCTGATGAGTTCTCCGACGATGAGAGAGTGGTCGTAGAAGATCAAGAGCGAATAAGTGTTACAGAGAATTCAACTTTGCGCACAGTTGCACAATATGCACTTGAGGACCATAACTTGTTACAATTTAAGCATGAGCTGGAGGAAATATTGGTGAGTTATTCATGTGGAATATTTCTGagttattttgaaaatatatacctGCAAAGGTACAAGAAACCTTTAGATTATCGGAAATTTGGGGTAAATGATCTGGAGGAATTGTTCGAGAAGCTGAAAGATGTTGTGCTTTTACACGAGGAACCAGGTACTAAAAAGAAATTTTTAGCTCCTGCTCTTGGTTAAAGGCTATAGCAGCCTTGATTCTCAGGTTCACACCGTGGATATGGGAATCTGAGCTGGTGCTTAGAAGTGGGTTATCCATGTGCTTTTCAAATTTGGGAAGAAATTGGTTTCACATGTATTTTTATTCTGCATGTGTTCTACATGTTGCAAGGTTACAATGAGGTTTTTTTAGTTCAGAGTAACTGGTCAACATGTTAATTGAAATAAGCTTATGAATTTAGTTGTTGCATTCTTTGAGTTGTAACGTGGAAGCTTCTCAACAGTTGATACTCAGTGGTGAATATTATTTATGATCTTAGAAGCATGAAGTTGGTTTCGGTTGTAATGCAAAGCATCTCGAAACCATCAGGGAGCTAGAGTGCACACTGAACTTTTATTTTACCATATCTTATGGCAATTTCTGTCAAAGTGTTATTATTCCAAGTGGATAATGAATAATTCCACTCTCTGAGCTCTTCCAATATTAGCATTGAAGCATAATGGAGTCTCACAAAACTGCAAGGTAGGATATTTAATCTTTTTTGCTATAACCTTTCTATTCTATGCCATTTCTTTGAGTTCTTTTATATTAACACTCTGTCGACAGATGGCACTCTAACATGGAGCCCGCGGTACCCATGCCTTCCACTTTCATCAATAAGCTATTTCCTTGTCGTCAATTGTTTGTGATTTTTCAGGTTAGTTAATTTTTACATGTTTGGAAATTATATGCTTGTTTGACTTCTGTTGACCCTTTTGCTTAGTTGACCCGTTTCTTTTATTTGCTTTTTTAGTTGCTTGCTTCTTTGCCACTGTAGAGAAGTTTTGATGTAACATTTAGATTTTCTTTTGGTGATAAGGGGGTGGGGGTTTGCTTGAATGTTTAGCTTACATCCTTGATATTGCAATTTTGGATAGTATATGGAAACCTATATTAGGTCCCAGGCTGTCAGGTTGTTAGAATCTTTGTTTATAATGCCAAAATTGTGGGATTCGCGATCCATCTAAGAACTTGAGTTATTTACGTCTACCTCTCGTGTACCTATGAGATTATTAGGGGAGAATGAGGTACTTTTAATGAGGATTAGTGAATAATACTTCAAATATTAGTAGGTTACATGTTGCAATTATGTTTTTGTGGAGATGAACTTTTGTGTGGTGTTTAGTGCTTATCAATGCTTTTTTAGAAGTGTTTTGGGTTTGGTAGGTGTTTGTCTAACTAAGTACATTCTCAAATGAGGCCGGCTTAATTAGTTTGGTATGGAGTATTGACACATGAATCACGATAGTTGTTGGATGTTTTCTCTGTTGTTTCAGTTATCAATTAATTTTGCAACTTGAATAATGTTTAGACATATATTCTTCTATCCGGGTTTGGTAGGTGTTTTTCAAGTGAAGTACATTTTCAAATAAGGTTGGCTTAATACCTTGGGTATGGTTATGGACACATAATCAACAtagttgttgatttttttttccggtgGTTTCAGTTGTCAATCAATTTTTGCAACTAATGTAAGTGGAGCCTAGGATCAAGGGGTGGGAACTTCAAGGGGAACAACAACTAAAATTCGTAGAAAAGTTACTTGGGACGGTGATATGGATTTGGATATAAACTCATTATGGACAAGAGCATACCTTAAAGGATGTGGCGAAAGAGGTCCCATGACAATCTAAAGGATGCATGCCACCAAGTAAGGACACATCTTGGTGGAACGAAGATGTGCAACAAGCTATAAACAGCAAACGATGCTATAAAGAGTTGGgaaaatgtagaagtgatgAGAACTATGAGAAGTACAAGGAGGCTAAAAGGTAAGCAAAGAAGGCCGTAAGGGAAGCTAGAGCAAAGGTCAAGATTGGATACAAAAGAAGGGGAAAAGGACATCTATAGACTTGCCCGAATGAGAGATAGAAAGACGCGAGACATCCGGAGGATTAAATGTGTGAAAGATGTTGATAAAAAAGTTTTGGTGGGAGATAAGGAAATAAAGGATAGATGGAGGTTTTACTTTGATAACTTGTTCTACGGGGATCAAGGGCGCGATATTGGAGATATAAATATCCCTCGGGATATGGTTAACCTAGACTTTATGCGAAGATTTCAAAAGAGAAG encodes:
- the LOC110798583 gene encoding uncharacterized protein — protein: MFANSNTTSWAISSDSLERNTANVPNSINVAKLSGSPPSRTSPPGPVAILWDIENCPVPSDVRPEDVAGNIRMALRVHPVIQGAVTLFSAYGDFNAFPRRVREGCQRTGVKLVDVPNGRKDAADKAILVDMFLFALDNSPPSSIMLISGDVDFAPALHILGQRGYTVILVIPSGVGVSSALSNAGRFVWDWPSVARGEGYVPPNMGPRGGPDNAGFLMGFHISENIDGNDEEAIVYRGLSQSYYNSRDFTIVSQSLSEYNTGTSAGFPAFTTSLRSNSMPSGLNEVAGPTSGSVALIDQNDSNPWVQIQPGDVNSLKAQLVKLLELFGGCLPLVRVPAEYQKVFGRTLYISEYGACKLVNLLKKMSDVVSVEGKGQKKFVYLRNGRAGPCAPSLAPKSNKKGKGVQEENMETNVGCGSSDEFSDDERVVVEDQERISVTENSTLRTVAQYALEDHNLLQFKHELEEILVSYSCGIFLSYFENIYLQRYKKPLDYRKFGVNDLEELFEKLKDVVLLHEEPGTKKKFLAPALG